From the genome of Mixophyes fleayi isolate aMixFle1 chromosome 2, aMixFle1.hap1, whole genome shotgun sequence, one region includes:
- the ZNF593OS gene encoding transmembrane protein ZNF593OS: MIIRLGRLTPGYFRLLQLQVSGELATEPKDRLVNHLAFLLALMGLGLSYYSVRQMVHESSLPPSP, encoded by the exons ATGATAATCCGCCTTGGCCGGCTCACCCCTGGGTACTTCCGTTTGCTGCAG CTGCAGGTTTCTGGAGAACTGGCAACAGAGCCCAAGGACAGACTAGTGAATCACCTTGCATTTCTTCTTGCACTCATGGGCCTTGGACTATCCTACTACAGTGTCCGTCAGATGGTGCATGAGTCTAGCCTTCCCCCTTCACCCTGA
- the ZNF593 gene encoding zinc finger protein 593, translated as MTRSKQIGHHKSDKKKNIAKLWKTKRRVKDLDQIHEDLRPENAHRLLKQEIDYNVPGNAQHYCLHCARYFVDLKTLKEHFKTKVHKRRLKQLKEEPYSQEEAERAAGMGSYRPPKQIEIQTQEVEME; from the exons ATGACTCGTTCAAAGCAGATTGGGCATCACAAAAgtgacaaaaagaaaaatattgcaaAGCTTTGGAAAACCAAAAGGCGAGTAAAAGACTTAGATCAGATTCATGAAGATCTTCGTCCAGAGAATGCCCATCGTTTACTGAAACAGGAAATTGACTACAATGTTCCTGGTAATGCCCAGCACTACTGTCTACATTGCGC AAGATACTTTGTGGACCTGAAGACTTTAAAGGAGCATTTCAAAACCAAAGTTCACAAGCGCAG ATTGAAGCAGCTGAAAGAAGAGCCATACAGTCAGGAAGAGGCAGAGCGAGCAGCAGGGATGGGCTCATACAGACCACCAAAACAAATTGAGATCCAGACACAGGAGGTTGAAATGGAATAA